A genome region from Caldalkalibacillus uzonensis includes the following:
- a CDS encoding hydantoinase B/oxoprolinase family protein: MTKVQNVKVDPFTLDIVKDSLSAIGDEMFHTLARTSMSPIIYEVLDFASGLLDSKGQLLTQGNGVTGFIGMLTFMVKETLKKYNENGDLKPGDVIIINDPYGGGGSHLSDVGLVLPIFYKGELVAFSANKAHWTEVGGKDPGSWTTDSTEIFQEGLQFPCVKLYDEGKLNQALVDMIAANVRFPDLSLGDMWAQVAALRTGEKRFIELCDKYGKDVVLSSIEHLLNHGEQLARKQLAELPKGTFEAVDFIDDDGIGHGPFKVQVKVTITDDEFICDFSGSHPQVLGPVNCSYTALVSAVRTIFLAVTNPSQDVNDGVFRPLKVIAEPKSIFSAERPAAVSTYWETMLYGCDLIWKALAPVVPHRLTAGHLLSVCGVVLSGIHPDTQEPFLIVEPSVGGWGAGEGKDGESGQFCIGDGETFNVPVEVAETRYGVMVDEYAFRTDGAGAGEFRGGCGVIRSYRALTDGQTITATFGRHKYLPWGANGGKDGSRNEFDIVKANGEVDGPFGKYARYPLNTNDVVRLKTATGGGYGNPYLRPVEKVVLDVKNEFITIDQAKEDYGVIINPETLEVEGITTERQKVEGR; encoded by the coding sequence TCACACTGGATATTGTTAAAGATTCTCTCTCAGCCATCGGTGACGAAATGTTTCATACATTGGCCAGAACATCCATGAGCCCTATTATTTATGAAGTTTTGGACTTTGCCAGCGGCTTATTGGATTCAAAAGGACAGCTGCTGACACAGGGCAACGGTGTGACTGGATTTATTGGCATGTTAACTTTCATGGTAAAAGAAACATTGAAAAAATATAATGAGAATGGTGATTTAAAGCCAGGGGATGTGATCATTATTAATGATCCCTATGGAGGCGGTGGATCTCACTTATCTGATGTTGGACTCGTTTTACCAATCTTTTATAAGGGAGAACTGGTCGCATTCTCAGCCAATAAGGCCCACTGGACAGAGGTGGGAGGTAAGGACCCAGGTTCATGGACAACAGACTCCACCGAAATTTTTCAGGAAGGCTTACAATTTCCATGCGTCAAACTCTATGATGAGGGCAAGTTAAATCAGGCATTAGTAGATATGATCGCCGCCAATGTTCGTTTTCCTGATCTGTCTTTAGGGGATATGTGGGCTCAAGTAGCTGCACTCCGCACAGGTGAAAAGCGGTTTATAGAGCTGTGTGATAAATATGGCAAAGATGTTGTACTTTCTTCTATTGAGCACTTACTCAATCATGGGGAACAACTGGCTAGAAAACAGCTGGCTGAGCTTCCCAAAGGCACTTTTGAAGCAGTAGATTTCATTGATGACGATGGTATTGGTCATGGTCCTTTTAAGGTTCAGGTTAAGGTGACCATTACAGATGATGAATTTATTTGTGACTTTAGCGGAAGTCACCCCCAAGTGCTGGGACCTGTCAACTGTTCTTATACTGCATTGGTATCTGCGGTAAGGACCATTTTCTTGGCTGTGACTAATCCTTCCCAAGATGTGAATGACGGTGTGTTCAGACCACTTAAAGTGATCGCTGAACCAAAATCGATTTTTTCTGCTGAGCGTCCAGCAGCTGTATCCACTTATTGGGAAACGATGCTATACGGTTGTGACCTGATTTGGAAGGCCTTAGCGCCAGTTGTGCCCCATCGTCTCACAGCAGGACATCTCTTATCTGTCTGCGGTGTTGTACTATCTGGTATCCATCCGGATACACAAGAGCCATTCCTGATTGTTGAGCCATCTGTTGGTGGCTGGGGAGCCGGAGAAGGAAAGGATGGCGAATCCGGTCAATTCTGTATCGGTGACGGTGAAACATTTAATGTTCCGGTTGAAGTAGCTGAAACCCGTTACGGTGTGATGGTGGATGAATATGCTTTCCGCACAGACGGTGCAGGTGCTGGAGAATTTCGCGGCGGCTGCGGTGTGATTCGCTCCTATCGTGCGCTCACAGATGGACAGACCATCACAGCCACATTCGGACGCCATAAATATCTGCCATGGGGAGCAAACGGCGGAAAAGATGGTTCCCGCAATGAATTTGACATTGTTAAAGCAAATGGAGAAGTGGATGGCCCATTTGGAAAATATGCCCGCTATCCGCTCAATACCAATGATGTTGTGCGCTTAAAGACAGCCACAGGCGGAGGATACGGTAATCCCTATCTGCGTCCGGTGGAAAAAGTGGTGTTAGATGTTAAAAATGAATTCATCACCATTGATCAGGCAAAAGAAGACTATGGAGTGATCATTAATCCAGAAACATTAGAAGTTGAAGGTATCACCACTGAACGCCAAAAAGTGGAGGGCAGGTAA
- a CDS encoding cupin domain-containing protein — translation MKIISVKDVPPDQTSPVTMKKLFTEEDTAGGRITFGVVTIPPGERVPVEGLSIHDQDEYALVLKGSIRTMSAGKEVRVARGQATFIPAGEAHWAYNDGDEECEIVWALVRR, via the coding sequence TTGAAAATCATCTCAGTTAAAGACGTTCCGCCTGATCAAACTTCACCTGTGACCATGAAAAAGCTATTTACGGAAGAGGATACAGCAGGGGGCCGTATCACTTTTGGCGTGGTGACCATACCGCCTGGTGAGAGGGTCCCGGTGGAAGGACTCAGTATTCACGACCAGGATGAGTATGCCCTGGTCCTGAAAGGCTCAATACGCACGATGAGTGCTGGAAAAGAGGTGAGAGTCGCTCGTGGGCAGGCTACCTTCATTCCCGCCGGAGAAGCCCATTGGGCCTATAATGATGGGGATGAAGAGTGCGAAATTGTTTGGGCTTTGGTTAGAAGGTAG
- a CDS encoding CoA-binding protein, with the protein MAFKNPTRAEIRDILKRSKRIAVVGLSTNPEKTSYMVSEAMQKAGYEIIPVNPHADEILGVKAVRSLTEIEGHVDIVNVFRRSEFLPEVAREAAKIKPDVFWAQLGLVSEEAYEICQANGITCIMDRCIKVEHALTARD; encoded by the coding sequence TTGGCTTTTAAAAACCCCACTCGTGCTGAAATAAGAGACATCTTGAAAAGAAGCAAGCGAATCGCTGTTGTTGGGCTGTCAACCAATCCTGAAAAGACATCCTACATGGTGTCGGAAGCGATGCAAAAGGCTGGTTACGAAATTATCCCCGTCAATCCTCATGCCGATGAAATCCTGGGTGTAAAGGCTGTCCGTTCATTAACAGAGATTGAGGGCCACGTAGATATTGTTAATGTGTTCAGAAGAAGTGAATTTTTACCTGAGGTAGCCAGGGAAGCAGCTAAAATAAAACCGGATGTCTTTTGGGCCCAACTGGGTCTTGTCAGTGAAGAAGCTTATGAGATCTGTCAAGCCAATGGCATCACTTGCATTATGGACCGCTGTATCAAAGTGGAACATGCCTTGACGGCAAGAGATTAA
- a CDS encoding M24 family metallopeptidase, with translation MNVFLTRLEKAKQLLGETQIDALVVTSSPNVYYFSGTWLDSHERLQAIVISRTEQPKMIVHEMSEQEVSPPSQVDTIFWKDGEPAIEILAQHLPHTGTIAIDNQWPSGNLIELMGLKRDVSFVKSTQLIGQLRLRKDEVEIELLRKSGQVADEVMSEVIQFIRPGLKETEVVEQIKSLFKAKGVDKLSFNPILATGKNGAIPHHQSDDTVIQRGDMVVIDMGGIKDYYCSDITRTICVGEPAAEMRTVYRIVQQAQEEAVQAIKPGIPMQEIDRIAREIITKAGYGPYFTHRTGHGLGIEVHEEPFLTANNDQLLEEGMVVSVEPGIYLTDQFGVRIEDIVVVTETGVERLNHYPRELLCVDTN, from the coding sequence ATGAATGTTTTCCTGACAAGGCTGGAGAAGGCCAAACAACTATTAGGAGAAACTCAGATTGACGCTTTGGTCGTGACCTCTTCCCCCAATGTTTATTATTTTAGCGGCACATGGCTAGATTCCCACGAACGGCTTCAAGCGATTGTCATTTCAAGAACAGAGCAACCGAAAATGATTGTCCATGAAATGTCTGAACAGGAAGTTTCACCTCCTTCACAAGTTGACACGATTTTTTGGAAAGATGGCGAACCAGCCATTGAAATCCTGGCCCAACATCTTCCTCATACCGGAACAATTGCGATAGATAATCAGTGGCCTTCAGGCAATTTGATTGAACTAATGGGGTTAAAAAGAGATGTTTCATTTGTTAAGAGCACCCAGCTGATTGGCCAACTGCGATTAAGAAAAGATGAGGTAGAGATCGAACTGCTCAGAAAATCAGGTCAAGTTGCCGATGAAGTGATGTCTGAAGTCATTCAGTTTATTAGGCCGGGACTAAAGGAAACAGAGGTCGTCGAGCAAATCAAATCCCTGTTTAAAGCTAAAGGTGTTGACAAACTATCTTTTAACCCCATTTTAGCTACAGGTAAAAATGGCGCCATTCCCCATCATCAATCAGATGATACAGTGATTCAGCGCGGAGATATGGTTGTGATTGATATGGGAGGAATAAAAGATTATTATTGCTCGGATATAACCAGGACGATTTGTGTCGGAGAGCCTGCTGCAGAGATGAGAACAGTATATCGGATTGTGCAACAAGCTCAGGAAGAAGCAGTACAAGCAATCAAGCCTGGCATTCCTATGCAAGAAATTGACCGCATTGCCCGGGAGATTATTACAAAAGCGGGATATGGCCCTTATTTTACACATCGGACAGGTCATGGACTGGGAATTGAAGTTCATGAGGAGCCCTTTCTTACGGCTAATAATGATCAACTACTAGAAGAGGGAATGGTTGTTAGTGTTGAGCCTGGTATTTATTTGACAGATCAATTTGGGGTGCGCATAGAAGATATTGTGGTTGTGACAGAAACAGGAGTAGAACGGTTAAACCATTACCCGCGTGAATTGCTCTGTGTAGATACAAACTAA